AGCTATCCTAGATTGGAAGTAACCGAAGAATGTTTTAGGAATTCAGAGTTTTCTTGGTATTGCTAGGTATTATCGAAGTATTGTCGAGGGTATTTCCTTGATAGCAGCCCCGTTGACTGATTTATTGAGGAAGAATGCTCTATTTAAGTGAGGAGACGAACAGTAAGCCAGTTTCGTAAAGTTGAAGTCCGTGTTGACAGAAGCTCCTGTCTTAATTCAACCAAAATCTGGTAAGAAATATGTTGTGTATAGCGATGCTTCACATGTTGGGCTTGGTTGTGTTCTAATGCAAGATGGTAAAGTTGTAGCATATGCCTCAAGACAACTTAGGCCACATGAATGTAATTACCCCACTCATGATTTGGAATTGGTAGCTATTGTTTTTGCTCTTAAAATTTAGAGACACtacttgtatggtgaaaagtgtatTAGTTACACTAATCAAAAGAGTTTCAAATATCTCCTCAACCAGAAGGAACTTAATTTGAGGTAGCGGAGGTGGATTGAGTTGTTAACGGACTATGATTGCACAATCGAGTATCACCTGGAAAAAACCaatattgtggctgatgccttgagcagaAAGACTCACTTGAGTCTTTTTGATGATGGGGGTATCTTGGTTGAATTGCAATTAAAGCCTGCGTAGGTtcaaaaaattaaggataaacaGAGTTTGGATGAATCTTTAACACCTTAGTTTAAACAGGTTGAGGATGGTTTGACTGAGGACTTTGGGAATAATTCTGATGGAATTTTGTACTTTAGAGGGAGATATTGTGtacataattatgaaaatttaagacAATTCATACTTCAAGAAACACATAgcagcccttatgctatgcatcctggtaGTACTAAGATGTATCGTGATTTGAGGGAagtgtattggtggccgggtcTTAAACGTGAAGTGACCAAATTTGTATCTAATTGTTTGACTTGCCAGcaggttaaagctgaacatcagttTCCATCAGGGTTGCTCCAACTGATTTGAATTCCACAgtggaagtgggagagagtgaaagtggactttgttagtgggttgcccttaATGCCTAAGAAATATTTGGTTTGGATTGTGgttgatagattgactaagTCTACCCATTTTGTTCTCGTTCATACCGATTACACTCTCTAGAAGTTAGCTAAGCTTTATGCTTCTAAGATAGTGATATTGCATGGTGTGCCAGTATCAATTATTTCAGATCGGATTCTAGATTCACATCTCAATTCCGGAAGAAGTTGCACGAGGCTTTGGGTACTAGATTGGATTCCAATATGGCTTTCCATCCACAATCGATGGTCAGACAGAAAAAGTCATTTAGATATTGGAAGGTATCTTAAGGAGTTGTGTAATCGACTTccaaggtagttgggaggagcATTTACCGATGGCAtaatttgcctataataatagttttcagtcAAGTATCCAAATGACACCTTACGAAGATCTTTATGGTCATAAGTTTCGCTTGCCTTTATGTTGGACTGAAGTGGGTGAAAGGAAGTTGATTGGTCCAGAATTAGTTACATAATTGAGCATAAAATTCGattaattcaagaaatattGAAGGCAGCTTCTGATAGATACAAGTCATATGCCGATTTGAAGCACAAGGACATTGAGTTCAATGTGAGGGATTTCGTTTTCCTTAAAGTTTttccatggaagaaaatttgagatttggtcGAAAGGGCAAGTTAAGCCCTAGATTCATTGGTCCCTATTGAGTGCTTAAAAGGATTGGTCCTGTGGCTTATCAACTTGACTTGCCACCTGAGTTAGATCGTATTCACGATGTGTTTCATGTCTTGATGTTGAGACGGTATCGATCTGATCCCTCGCATATTGTTCCAGttaaggagattgaggttagaccAGATTTATCATTTGAGGAGGAACCAGTTCAAATATTAGAACTTGAGACCAAAGTGCTAAGACGAAAGAAAATTCCATTAGTTAAAGTAATATGGAGAAATCATGGCATCGAAGAGGCTACTTGGGAGGCGGATGACTCAATCCAGCTTCAGTATCCTCATCTCTTCGAAATTGgtaatttcgaggatgaaatttatttaagggGGTAAAACTGTTACATCCCAAATTTAGCtccaaaaaatttagaaatatatcaaaaataggTAATTGACCCAATGGTTAGTCATTAAATGTGAAAGCTTGAAAGTTAGttggaggtcccaagttcaagtaTCAACtcttacaaaatattttttttttgaaaattcccttgtttttttttttgtgttggcATCCAAGCCTAGTAAACCTAtgtataaatacaatttttttatcaaaataaccaGCCTTTTAATCACTTTTCTTCTACCTAACCCCCTCTCCCTCtcttcatctttatttttttcttttccgtTTTTCCTCCATTATTATTGTTGCCTACATCTCCCCTTttaccatcttcttcttcttctttttgcatcaagattTTGCACCATCTCCTTTACTATATTGCTGAAATTTTTCCTCAATtaaatcagccccaaatctgaaattttgaaCTCCAAGATCGATCCCAATAATTGCCTAGAAAGTGAAATTGTCGTTTCTCTTGACTAGCTTGTGTAAggcctcttttctcttcaatttcttaattaatcttgtccattaaaaacctaaatttcaaGATCTATAATTTAtgggattttaaatttttttaaaggtatttttcaagattttaatgaggtctcaaaccattttaaaattcaaccccaATTTCagccaccatgggtggtggtgcgtgcGCATGTGTAAAATAGGgtgttgttttgtttcttgaatcTTTCCCAATTAATTCTAgatttaatttgagttctttAACCCTCCTAATAATCTATTAAACCCATGTAAATTAGGTAAAAACGTTATTGATCTTTTGGGCATTCAAAACTCACAAATTGGGAAGCGTAAATGCAGTTAAGcgtaaaattaattgttgtttcGACATAGTTGTAAGCTAAATgttatggattgattaaatgaaggaattgaataattattagCTAATTTCTTTCTAGTATATTATGGAATTAGTTTCTAACCCAAATGCCTCAAATCAACTGTAAAGCCGATGAACGATCGTACGTACGGTTCACATCGATACAAGGTAGGGAATCGAACTAGTTGAgtgtgtaaaatatttattaattaaaaattggtttGAACCCATAAGTGGGTAATTGGAAGTTGGTTAAgtggtaaattgattgaatttatactgaatttttgTTTAGGATCGTATAAAGGTTTATTAAGGAAACTTGGAAGATTCACTAGGGTGCCGCGGGaaagcgaaaaataaggtgtgggtcctaacttgtaaaatttgtttgataatgataaatttcatcttatatttgataaattagcttgtcGATTGGTTTGGCATAGTAgccaaaatattagttttacGAGTGGTCGAgccaggtatgtttcgagccttaaaagactgatgtgttggcaaaattgctagtttgattgTATGAATATGTAATTGAGATTGTTATGCataattatatgatatgatatgagaatgtttgattgaatggtaTAAAATGTTGAGATATTAGGTTTGTgcatgatttaaatgcatgaaatatttACTATGATATATGTACGTGAGGTTACTATTGGTGCACAGTGAAGTTTGTAAAGTATGTAAATTGAAGGATATTGATATATATCATCTTAatggtaattttaaaattggaacACTGCTCCCTTTttctgaaagtatgtgattattgaggacatgttgAATATGTCGGATAAATGTTAAAAGTACTGAAATATGATTAAGTATGAatttgtatgacatattgcatgtgcattgggatgaaattttatggttGACAGAGGAGTTCTGTGGAGTACCAGCGGCACATTAAGTCCGCATATATTTGTAGTTAGTGCACtgtgttgaaaccatttttattttgaaaaactgggtcgacttggattttgaaaaaaatgaaaatgggagtcgctaccgatcctttttatttaggtgtgatctggtcacctcaaaaagtggttatttttaataagcaatttgactttattaaaacaacgattttagtccacgaaattcagaaaaacgagtttgggagtcggttacgtacgaggaaggattagcaccctcgtaacgcccaaaaattggtacctagttaattatttaatgtcttaatgttgaaaactgaaaattttgaagagatttaaattatgatcttttgtttttttttaaaaaaaacttatataaaacaagttactcaataagaccctctcattttgGGAAGAGAAAATGACACACCCAATGAgctagggcatgatatttcacttcctcaaaaacgagcttgtccaaaaaaactcgtgcaataaaatttaaaaggatattcaattgtttaagtcagatgaagaaatcgcagcccaatacgttagggcacaatttctcaaaattctaagcattgaatattacctttattatatttagaaaaaaaatcctcatatctagaaaacaacatgtcatatccaatgcgttaggacaccatgtattgaattcttgataatgagctttttatttatgttttgattaaagaccATTCTCGATTATTCAGATTTAACGAAAGATTTGGAAcacaatacgttagggctcaatcctctcgaagattccaaataccgagtattgcctttatttttcaaaattttctctttataccaatttgggtaaaaattatataatggagtaacaattgtgataatgtaaatataaatagcatgatcaagaacaaaaataataataataataataatgaaaagataaataaaaaacaaatcaatcatgtatacacaatatcaagtaaataaacaaataagatcaagcatttaaagaatataataatgataataatggtcatgtgaataaataaataaataaacatcaagtaaagcaataataataacaaagaaaatagataaaaattataaaatataaaacatatatgtacatataagaaaaatatatatgtgtgtgaattataaaaaaattaaaaatatatatatatataaatatacatagtttaatatgtaaaaattatataagtatgtatataaaattatgaaacatagaaaatatataaaagtatgtctatatatatatttataaaaattaaaaaataaatacgtatatgtatatattataaagcgtatgtatacatgcatatatttaacaaaagtttaaatttaaaggcataaaaattaaataataatgatacaagattaatgatgccacaaatagtgttaataatattaaaataattaatttaataaaaaactaaaataacaaatagaggattaaatagcatgaataatcaaagaccaatgaatttaaaataaaaagtataaggcaaaataaaatgtgaacaaatttgaaaataatgaatttgaaaatgaataataagggaaaaagagatttgaaatcaacaatatacaaatcaataaataaattatacacaaatcaacaaaataagaacaagccaaagaaaataagaacgcaagagagagagaaatttgagtgaatactcttaataattattattacccCCAACTCAAgtcttttacaatgaagggagaggcctctatttatagttgagcctcctcaaatccaacggtaccgattaattacatcaacggctaaaattaaaggatatctacaaattaaatatctaagattacaaaatcatatcttctaagattgcatatcatatctaaaattgcatatcatatctaagattgcatatccttgaagattatgtttccatatgtgtcaagcttgtagatggaccttcaaccttttcaagtaatgggtcattgcgatcgggccaaatgatataattttggactggacttggactctgttttattattttggggtttttttttgtgagctcgagctaaattggcctattacagctgcccctctttgctcattgtcgagtaacgagaatggagcaaagactatAAAAGGGTTAATTTTTCTCGGTCTTACCGAGTTCTGACTTCTTTGAGTGCTCGTCTTCTTCAAGTAgtctcattccatcctactgcatctttagGGGCATAGGAATTAGTGCTTCTATCTGGTCCAATGTGATTTCTAGCTTAGATCTTCTCCGCTGGAACTTCAAGGAGGAAGGAATTGGTAATTTCAACCCGCTCAACTGCAACTTTGGTGAAATGaggctagtggcttaaatctgcttccctactacctcgGAAAGATAAGACTcgtcgtctttgatctgctccactactgcttagagagacaggatctacaatcttcaacctactccactgctgtagggagataggactggtggcttaaatctacttaactactaccttgggaagataagattcgccatcttcgatctgctccactaatgcttagggagacaggatctacaatcttcaacctactccactattgcttagggagataggactagtggcttaaatctgcttcctactATCtcgggaagataagattcgctgtcttcaatctgctctactactgcctagggagacaggatctacaattttcaacctactccactacttctcagggagataggactggtgtttttgatctacttcactgccagtataggaagataagatctgctattttcagtctgctctgctgcaaactcaaggaggcaaggctggtgtcttcgatctgcttcactaccaatacaggaagacaagatctgctatcttcagcctgctccgctgcaactcagggagataagacttgctatcttcgatctgtttcgctatcagtacaggaagacaagatctactcttttcaacctactccactgctactcagggagataggacttgctatcttcgatctacttcgctgtcaatacaggaatacaagatctgttattttcaacctactccactgctgcccaataagataggattcacaatcttcaacctattctactgctgaccagggagataagttcacaatcttcaacccaTTCCACTGCtaaccagggagataagattcacaatcttcaacctattccactgctgaccagagagataagattcacaattttcaacctattcactgctgaccagggagataggattcacctattccactgctgaccagggagatagaactTACAATCTTCAAACTATTctactgctgaccagggagataggactcaaaattttcaacctattccattgctgaccagggagataggattcacaatcttcaacctattccactgctgtccagggagataggattcacaatcttcaacctattccactgttgaccagggagataggattcacaatcttcaacctattccactactgactAGGGAGATatgacttacaatcttcaacctattccactgctttCCAGGGAGACAGGACTACTATCTTCGATCTGATTCGCcgtcagtacaggaagacaagatctgttattttcaaACTACTTCGCTGTAACCCATGGAGGCAAAGcttataatgaacctaattatgcctagtgattaggatggcataatcaaaatgaatcaaatgctcctaactagacgcgtatgaatgatgtttgcagaatgtcatttttcgagaatgatcttTCTTTATAGCTTAGGTATCTTTCTTTCAGTACTGGAAACTCAATCCTCCCTTGAAGGTATCTCCCCAGCCCTTTTCCAAGTAAAGCTCCTTTTCCTACCAACAACTGCAAACTCATCTTtgtagttttggataatttaggcaccaaaattttgctttcttcaggaacaaatgccgtatttacaaactccaaagatcgaaATGAACATTCTGCTGACACATCGCTAGTCTCCACGTACGGCATCTCATTGGATACAGCTGCTATAATATCATCTTCGGCGTTAATTGTCACTAGCCGACCTTCTAACACTAACTTCAGcttctgatgtaatgatgacggTACTGCCCCCGCCGAATGTATCCACAGTCTTCTtaataaacaattgtaggaaGGTTTGATCTCCCtcacaataaaatctacctcataaattgttgggccaatcagtaggggtatctcaattcttcccatgacctttcTTTCTATACTGTCAAACGCCCTCaccatattttggcatgttttcatATGTGAACTGTCTATGGGAAGCCTGTTGAGTGTGAATAATGGCAACGttcaaagctgatccattgtcaatcaacaCTCCTGGCAAAATATGCCCCCTGCATCGtgcagtgatatgcaaagcCTTAGTAGATCCCACGCTCCCaggaggtatttcatcatcattgaagaatatgaaattatcaacactgatattattgaccaaccgatctaaCTTGCTAACAGAAATATCATCGGTCACATAGGTCTCATTTAACATCTTCATCAACGCACTTCGGTGTACTTCTGAATTCAAGAGCAAGGTTAATACGGATATGCGAgccggttgtttatgcaactgttcGACAACATTGTACTCGCTGTGCTTCAAGAATTTAAGGAATTCCACGGCTTCTTCCTCTTTCACTGGCTCGTTGATAGACAACACAGGCTTAGCTATTTCCCCCTCTTGTTCCACTATCATGGCTCTTCCTTTCACATGTTCTAGATCGGCACTCACATCCTGGTCCTTTGTAGTCTCCGTTCCAGGGACAGTTGTATTGCACTCATAGTTCCACGGAACCTTCCTACTATCTTGGTAAGAAAAGGTTGtaggtttctttattatgattctTGGCATTACTGGCACTCTCACTTCATCTTTCCTTGGCCGcgagatgatgaccacaggCTTAGTTACTCTTGGAACCTTTGTGGATTCGGATGTGCAAATACTCCCCTCCTCTTTAGCTTCTTGATAAaactccatttccttgttatccatcaggccttgaaccaaggctctgaattctgTGCATTCTTGAATTTCATGTCCTTCCTtatgatggaactcacagtaattTTCCATCCTTTCAAAGCTTCTTTTTGAATCCACTACCAGCAACCCTCTTTCTACCTTCTTCTTCCAGATCCATCTCAAAGGAATCTTCACTTCTGCGATATCATCTTTGATTTTCCTACCCATGTTACCtcctatcatgttcactccatTTTCATTATGATTAGGTAACGGATTCTCTGTACTGGGCGAATCATCCACTTTAACAATACCCATGTTTATGAGTCTTTCTACCAGCTTCTTGAATGCcgtacaatgttctatagaatgccccgcGATTCCTGCGTGATAATTGCATTGTGCGtttgcatcataccacttggggtacggaggctgcATAGGTTTCAAGTGGTAAGGGGAAACCACGTGTGCATTAAATAGATTCTGATATAATTCCCTATACGACATCGGAATCGGCGTAAATTGAAGCTTCTCCGTATTTTGCCTTGTATCAGATCCTCGTTttgatgaaccttgttggttaacagccacttttcccggctgattcaccgtaattatctttgaatatgaacttgtattgttgacctcattttccttcaatACTTGCAAATTATTTTGCGTCACACTGATATGCGTAAAGTCTCATAATTCTGATACATGCCCGTCAACcaaactatcacccttttcttgttgtgttgtttcagaccaagttcgaacagtcgcattatcctccactttatcaagaaaccctttttccatgataagctctctatctagcaactgaatatgaaccgacactttttatgatgaaatgaaatgccatgtcatgcaatcaagataaaaaacaaaaagtcagtgtcatataataatacaaaatataatcaagaaatagtaaacACCTAATCGGATGTCTACTAGGGTTcagtatagttctacctagggtggattcctaaggttcattatatgaagttcGGCTTATAgggtaaaggtacccgaaccagtagattcctcaatcctcacccattataggctcatatagatcgagttcggttcaggggaatacatttccctatggctgcacagagatgaaaatctcacgaagacataggtacggatgtatcccggacgcggtccactaccctgcacggaggtgaaaaccttacgaatgactagtttctcactcccacttaaaagggtaaaatcattcaactcatgtaatgcGTAATGCAAACAATACTTAAATACATGAATGCAAAAGATATcgtgaatttttttgaaaaactttcTCGATCATAAGACaatttaatcaactttgtggctcgactctcctatttttttaaaaattccccagtggagtcgccaagctgtcgaaaccattttttatttttggaaaaaaacaaaaattagttgtcgactttaaaaaaaacaaaaattaggagtcgccaccaattttttattaaggtgtgattggatcacctaaaaaataactttggtctacgagtttcagaaaaacggattcgggagttagttacgtacaaggaaggattagcgccctcgtaacgcccaaaaattggtaccaaattgattaattaatgtcttaaagtcgagagtttaaaaaaatactatccttagttaaatgaaattatttattaagactttctctttttgaaaagaaaaatatcacacccaatgcgttacggcacaacattttattctcttcaagatgagttggtCAAAAAAActcgtataataaaatttaaggaaatatttaattgtttaaaatttatgaagaaatcgtagcccaatacattagggcacgatttcttaaaatctcaaacattcaatatttcctttatatttttttaaaaaaaatctttatctcgagaaatcaacgtgtcacatccaatacgtttggacacaacacattgaattcccgatgacaagttttattttgtttgattaaagaacaatcatcgattgttagattttacgaagaaaatcggaacccaatacgttagggatcaattttcttgaaaatcataaatatgagtattatctttattttgaaaattttccatttttaaattcgagtaaaagataatgtaatgttatgttaaatgtatgaataaatgtcctttaaacaaatattaataataaatacaacaattgtatagaaataataggagtaaataaataaataaataaaaataatgacatgtaaaatatcaaataaatggacaagataataataataataatgcaaacataaattgataaaccaaggattgaaaaaaatcaaaaggatgtatacatgtacacataaaaatatatataggtttaaaataattaaataatatccacattatcaaaattaattaaataaataaaatatgtgtatacATAAATAtcgaaaaatattagtttttaaaaaggTATAAAtacttacataaaaataaatatacatatataaataaaataataataattacatatgaaaattataaaaaattatattatcaaaattaactaatttttaagaaaaatataaaaaaaactaaattgaactgcaaGAAAAAAATCTGAGGTAaatctgtaaataaataaagcccaaAGGACTAAATGAAATGcacgaattacatagaggggctggaagggaaattttcccttctcctctaaaacggcgtcgttgcaagttggaccaaattaaaattgaaatcaataaaagggtaaaaattaaaaaataaaaaaacttaattgtaaaaatgtaaaaaggcggaggggctaaaagcgcaatttacccctccgctaaACAACACGTGGATCCTAGGCCTGGTCGGGTCGGATTCGGgtcggcctccccaaaacgacgccgttttgatcGTCTGGGGGCTCTCCAAAACGGTACCATTTTGGTACCCTATAAATACCCCAAATtctccaaaaaaaattcattttaaaacatttttaagaaaaaaaaccactAATCCTTTTTAAAAACACTCTCAGCCCCTCTGTCCTCCGGCTATCGATTGGTCATTATTCTCAGAGCCCTTCTTGCGGCCGCCGATCTCCATACTGGCACAACCTTATGCGATGGTAAAAGGGAAAATCCCCGGTTTGGCCCTCTCAACCCTTTATGCCCAAATCTGGGCTTAAATCcttcaaaatatcaacaaaaaaGTTCGAAACAACacgaaacctttcggtttccggCCACCAATCCTCAGGGGTGGCTCCCTCGGCCGTCTTATGGCGCTTCCAAAAGAAAggttatttctttccttttatttaatttattttttattcgaatagaaaaataataatagattacaataaaaaaagataaaaaaactgTAGATGTAAACCttgtatcgattttgttctgtATTGCGAAAGTAAAAGCctctattttatttgatttccgAATTTTCCATCCCTATTACAGTGTGTAAATGGCTTTTTTATGGccgaatgaaaaataaaaagaaatcaagaaacaaatcttg
The sequence above is a segment of the Gossypium raimondii isolate GPD5lz chromosome 4, ASM2569854v1, whole genome shotgun sequence genome. Coding sequences within it:
- the LOC128040436 gene encoding uncharacterized protein LOC128040436, coding for MSYRELYQNLFNAHVVSPYHLKPMQPPYPKWYDANAQCNYHAGIAGHSIEHCTAFKKLVERLINMGIVKVDDSPSTENPLPNHNENGVNMIGGNMGRKIKDDIAEVKIPLRWIWKKKVERGLLEMEFYQEAKEEGSICTSESTKVPRVTKPVVIISRPRKDEVRVPVMPRIIIKKPTTFSYQDSRKVPWNYECNTTVPGTETTKDQDVSADLEHVKGRAMIVEQEGEIAKPVLSINEPVKEEEAVEFLKFLKHSEYNVVEQLHKQPARISVLTLLLNSEVHRSALMKMLNETYVTDDISVSKLDRGHILPGVLIDNGSALNVAIIHTQQASHRQFTYENMPKYVPSSLHQKLKLVLEGRLVTINAEDDIIAAVSNEMPYVETSDVSAECSFRSLEFEKELYLEKGWGDTFKGGLSFQY